In Acipenser ruthenus chromosome 25, fAciRut3.2 maternal haplotype, whole genome shotgun sequence, the sequence ccACTGTtgtaaaagcatgggaaaactgcaaaaatgaccatggaaatgtactgtggtaaactcgCCTATCTCCCATTCCCTCCAGAGGGGCTCCCTCTAGCACCCTGCCTCCCCCTACAAGCTCTCAGCTTGAACCTCCAGCACTAACCCTGCCAATAAATACACAGTGACTGTGCTAGGATTACACAAGACTCGCAAGAGTGTCAAATCCAAGTTTAATTAAAGCAAGAACTGTGCCAGGATGACACAAGGGATAGGAAGGATTTCATGCATTGCCTGGCACAAAACTTGCATAATCCTCACTGTCCTTTGTTCTAGTTCTTCCTGCTGCAGCTCCTGTTAAAATGAGTTATCCACTAGTTTGTGGTGCAGGCAGCAAACGCAGAATACACATTACAGATctttttgttcttatttaaatGCTACCATTTCTTGACCAGCTCTCTGTAAATGTCTTGATATATACAGTAGCTCCCATTTTTAAACTATTCATGAAATGAATCCAAACTCATGAAGTTTAAAGACTTTCACCACACCCTCAGCTTGAGGACCACTCAAACCGATGGTGCGATTATTACAGTAACTGCATGCTGACTAGCATAGGGGACCGGCTGGCTTGGGGTGCATTAAAGATCAAAAATtcatataattgattttaaacatCGCTTGATAGTATTTGTGAAACACTGCACTGGTTCTCAGCTTTAAAAACCACTGGGCCACAGCTCTGCAGGCTAGGAAAATGAATGTctctcaactattattattattattattattattattattattatttatttcttagcagacgtccttatccagggcgacttacacttgttacaagatatcacattattggaCTAAAATAACTAGACTAAAATAACAGCAATGCTCTTGGCTCATATGTACTAGAGCACACACTTCTCTGTCTTGCTGGTTAGACGTTTTCAGAGTATACCAGGGTTGTGTAAACCCACTGCATCCAGTCTTATTGTTAGAAGAACCTTGTTGAAATGGGTTTCTGAAACGAGCGGTGTTGAAACAATGCAAGCTGTCAGCCTCCTCCTCAATCTGCTCTGAAGTGCTCAGGCTTGCAATGCATTGaaatctcagcccattgaattaaaCAAGTTGAATGGAAAGACGGGCTGGACGCAAACTGTGAAATGGTTAAATACATGTGTTATGTTGGTGCATCCGCTGCAAGAAAACAATGACACTTATTACAGGGGTTTACAAACCCAGTCTCCCAGTCTGTAGGTCTGTTCAGGGATTGCCTGCTGGTATGGATGAGCTCAAGGCAATCACAGAGGAAGAGCAGTTTACCTTCAGCAGTTCAGAGTTGATCTAGCAGGGGTCTGATTGCAGGAGCGGTGCTGAGAGCAGTTTAGAGTTGATCTAGCAGGGGTCTGATTGCAGGAGCGGTGCTGAGAGCAGTTCAGAGTTGATCTAGCAGGGGTCTGATTGCAGGAGCAGTGCTGAGAGCAGTTCAGAGTTGATCTAGCAGGGGTCTGATTGTTCTGGAGGCTCCATAGGGGCGGGATCTCAGTACAAAGCCCTGTAGTGTTAGTGTGGAGGCTCCATCGGGGCAGGATCTCAGATCAAAGCCCTGTAGTGTTGGTGTGGAGGCTCCATCGGGGCGGGATCTCGGTACAAAGCCCTGTAGTGTTGGTGTGTAGGCTCCATCGGGGGAGGATCTCAGTCCAAAGCCCTGTAGTGTTGGTGTGGAGGCTCCATCGGGGCAGGATCTCGGTACAAAGCCCTGCTTGGCCGCGGGGTGCTGGTTAGCTCTGGTCTAGATTCCTCGTAACTGATTGGCTGACGGACAGGGGCTCTGATGGTGTGGCGCCCCCTGTGTTTTAGGGAGGGAACTGCGTGTGGTGGTGAACACGAACGACCCGGACTACGAACACGTCTATTCCGTGGAGAACTACGATGATCCGGAAGAGGAGGAGCAGGAATTCTATCCCACAGTCACCTTCACCGAGGGTGAGCGCCGCAAATAATTGTCTGCAAATTCCTGAATTCCAACGCGTTAGCTGCTTCTTCTGTGGCGTTTCAATTCAATTCATTATTAATTTGTGtccgttaaaaaaaatatatatatatatcttcgggactagaaaaaaataatgacacaaaatgtttgttatttagatGTTCCTGACCCTTACCAGTGACCGTGTGAGCAGACTGCTCTACACAGCAACTCCCACATGGTCACGGATCTGTTGTTCTTTTGCAGGTGAAACGAGCACCATGGACCCAGTGCAAGCAAGACGACGCAAACGAGCTTCCTCCGACGAAGGTAACAGGATACTCGGCACCCGAAGGGTTAAAACTCTAACTCCCTGCATGCTGGCTCCTCTGTAATCTAACAGACCAGCGTTTCATATTCTAACAGAGCGGGGCGCCAGGGGGTCTGACAGACCAGCGTTTCATATTCTAACACAGCGGGGCGCCAGGGGGTCTGACAGACCAGCGTTTCATATTCTAACACAGCGGGGCGCCAGGGGGTCTGACAGACCAGCGTTTCATATTCTACCACAGCGGGGCGCCAGGGGGTCTGACAGACCAGCGTTTCATATTCTAACACAGCGGGGCGCCAGGGGGTCTGACAGACCAGCGTTTCATATTCTACCACAGCGGGGCGCCAGGGGGTCTGACAGACCAGCGTTTCATATTCTACCACAGCGGGGCGCCAGGGGGTCTGACAGACCAGCGTTTCATATTCTAACAGAGCGGGGCGCCAGGGGGTCTGACAGACCAGCGTTTCATATTCTAACACAGCGGGGCGCCAGGGGGTCTGACAGACCAGCGTTTCATATTCTAACACAGCGGGGCGCCAGGGGGTCTGACAGACCAGCGTTTCATATTCTAACAGAGCGGGGCGCCAGGGGGTCTGACAGACCAGCGTTTCATATTCTAACACAGCGGGGTGCCAGGGGGTCTAACAGACCAGTGTTTCATATGCTAACAGTGCGGGGCGCCAGGGGGTCTGACAGACCAGCGTTTCATATTCTAACAGTGCGGGGCGCCAGGGGGTCTGACAGACCAGCGTTTCATATTCTACCACAGCGGGGCACCAGGGGGTCTGACAGACCAGCGTTTCATATTCTAACAGAGCGGGGCGCCAGGGGGTCTGACAGACCAGCGTTTCATATTCTAACACAGCGGGGTGCCAGGGGGTCTGACAGACCAGCGTTTCATATTCTAACAGTGCGGGGCGCCAGGGGGTCTGACAGACCAGCGTTTCATATTCTACCACAGCGGGGCGCCAGGGGGTCTGACAGACCAGCGTTTCATATTCTAATAGTGCGGGGCACCAGGGGGTCTGACAGACCAGCGTTTCATATTCTAACACAGCGGGGCGCCAGGGGGTCTAACAGACCAGCGTTTCGTATCTTGTGTTAACTGCTTGTGATGGGTGCAGTGCTGGGGTGCGTTGTGgcctggtggttagagctgaggactggacTGGTGTTTacctgcattaacattaacctgGGAGGGGGCTGGCGAGCACATCAACCCCTTCCCCCAAAAGCATGTcataataactgcatttatttCGAATGAACACGCTAATGCACAAACAAAGACTttgttgcagagcagtttgagccagtccaggttttccgAAGCGTGAAACACACCTGCACCTGACACTTCTGTGGTTTGTCTATAAAGCTCAGGTGTGAATAAACAGACCCATCTGCTCAAACCTGGATTGGCTCAAACATTTTTTATTGtcttttactgtggtttatttaaaacattttgtaatggttggtacttaaaacaaaacaagttgcaTTAATAATTCAATGCTAATTCAATATTAACATTTAtttgtgatgttttattttttttctaaagctgAGATTCACTTTTACTCAAGTAAGTCTctagtttcagtgtgtgtgtgtctgcgtctgtgtctgtgtacGCATCTGTGACtgaacagacacacactgaatcCAGGGACTTCCTTGGGTGGGCCGTTAATagagaaaactgcttttaaaattgaCGAGTGCATCTTCACACTGAGTTATTGCGTTATTACGTACAGCGGACACTGTTATAAGAGTGTCTTCTCACAAGCACTTCGGGCGGGAAAGAGGGCCGTGAAGGGAAACTGTGCATATTAActaatacatcatgttttaattaagaaaaaagaaaacagtgcaTCCCTGATGCTCATATCCATGTCTTTATTTTTGCCCGTTGGTAGTCAAACATGCTCAAGACCAGTTACGGCAAAAATAAGATGTGCTGGAACATTCTGAAATGGTTTTGATGAGAGTATCCTCACGATTTGTAACGGAAACCCAACCcaacccctcctcctcctcctccccccccccccccccccagaccccTGCCTCCTGCCCCTGGACGAGGGCACCTGCTCCCGCTACACGCTGCGCTGGTACTACAACCCCAAGGTGGCAGAGTGCCGTCCATTCATCTACAGCGGCTGTGAGGGGAACAGGAACCGATTCGGCACCAAAGAGGACTGCGAGCTGGAGTGTCAGGACACCCCCAGAGGTACGGTACTGCCAGCCCTGCCTGGGGCACGAGCCCAGCCAACGTGACCCCCCTACAAGCACTCCCTTCTTATTTTACTGTCTGACTTACTTGAAGTATAGTAAAGTGTAAAAAGTgagcaaggtaaagcatagggtaAGCAGTACtattgaaaaacacaaaacaaaaagatccATGCAAATGCTGAGGATCACTCCCTAGTTGGGACCAGACTCCGTTTAGTGATGTGTTTGGAGCGCCAGTCAGAATCTGAACCGTACTAAAAGAGCCTTGTCTAGTCTGCGTgttatgtttttgatacttatATTTCATCAGTAAAGAATTCTGATATTTGTAAGTGTGATTCCTGCAGCCTGCATTTCAATATGCATCATGGTTCAGATTATAGGACTACAGGTTCtggattatgtatttattatgtatttatttattaatttatttaaaattctATCAGAGTAAGAATCTAGCCCTATCTCTCTCTAACATTTAGTACGACTCCAGCTAGATGAGGCGTTCTCAATGACAGGATTGAGCAGTCAGTTCAGACTGGCGGCCGGACGCAGTGAATGTAACGTGTCTTGTTTCATCCCTCCTCTTTGTTTCAGATGCCGTGGCGGAGCGAGGAGGGAGGTGAGAGTGACTGCGGGTTGCGAGGTGACCGCCGTCCTGTAAAGTTTACATCCCGGACGCTTCACGAACAAGCAGATTCCCCTTTCTCTCCTCCCTCGGCTGGGATCGCTCCCTCATTTCAGAGAAGAACCAACTCTCCCTGTCTCCCCCGAATCCCGGTACAGAATATTCCCTACCTGACATTCCAAAGATGATCGTAATCCATACCCGACACTCTGGAGGAAATATTCCCTACCTGACATTCCAAAGCAAATGTGTTCAGCTGAGTGAAAATGAACCAGGCCAGTTTCACT encodes:
- the LOC131701619 gene encoding tissue factor pathway inhibitor-like — protein: MHIVSRPAYLLSWTLLLLSCVVSTLTEWSSLCVLCPLSSSSSSSSPGLPDSPSRPPLQSFRTRPIPVLQLTRSSEEGRELRVVVNTNDPDYEHVYSVENYDDPEEEEQEFYPTVTFTEGETSTMDPVQARRRKRASSDEDPCLLPLDEGTCSRYTLRWYYNPKVAECRPFIYSGCEGNRNRFGTKEDCELECQDTPRDAVAERGGR